One window of the Chanodichthys erythropterus isolate Z2021 chromosome 2, ASM2448905v1, whole genome shotgun sequence genome contains the following:
- the gapdhs gene encoding glyceraldehyde-3-phosphate dehydrogenase 2, which yields MSELCVGINGFGRIGRLVLRACLQKGIKVTAINDPFIDLQYMVYMFKYDSTHGRYKGEVHHEDGKLIVDGQAISVFQCMKPAEIPWGDAGALYVVESTGVFLSIEKASAHIQGGAKRVVVSAPSPDAPMFVMGVNQDKYDPSSMTIVSNASCTTNCLAPLAKVIHDNFGIEEALMTTVHAYTATQKTVDGPSAKAWRDGRGAHQNIIPASTGAAKAVGKVIPELNGKLTGMAFRVPVADVSVVDLTCRLSRPASYADIKESVKKAAHGPMKGILGYTEDSVVSADFIGDTHSSIFDAGAGISLNDNFVKLISWYDNEFGYSHRVADLLVYMHSKE from the exons ATGTCTGAGCTTTGCGTTGGAATCAATGG ATTTGGCCGCATTGGCCGTCTGGTCCTCAGGGCCTGCCTGCAGAAGGGAATTAAAGTCACCGCCATCAACGACCCCTTCATTGACCTGCAGTACATG GTCTACATGTTCAAGTATGACTCCACTCACGGACGTTACAAGGGAGAAGTTCACCATGAAGATGGAAAACTGATCGTTGATGGTCAAGCCATCTCTGTGTTCCAGTG CATGAAGCCTGCTGAGATCCCATGGGGCGATGCTGGTGCCCTGTATGTAGTCGAGTCTACCGGAGTCTTCCTCAGCATTGAGAAGGCCTCA GCTCACATCCAGGGTGGCGCCAAGCGCGTGGTTGTGTCCGCCCCATCACCTGATGCCCCCATGTTTGTGATGGGAGTCAATCAGGACAAGTATGACCCATCCAGTATGACCATTGTCAG CAATGCATCCTGCACCACTAACTGCTTGGCTCCCCTGGCTAAAGTTATTCATGACAACTTTGGTATTGAGGAGGCCCTCATG ACCACAGTCCATGCCTACACCGCCACACAGAAGACCGTGGATGGCCCCTCTGCCAAGGCCTGGCGCGATGGACGTGGTGCCCACCAGAACATCATCCCTGCTTCCACTGGCGCTGCCAAGGCTGTGGGCAAAGTCATTCCTGAGCTTAACGG CAAGCTGACCGGTATGGCGTTCCGTGTGCCAGTCGCCGATGTGTCCGTGGTTGACCTCACCTGCCGCCTCTCAAGGCCCGCCAGCTATGCTGACATCAAGGAGTCTGTCAAGAAGGCCGCTCATGGACCAATGAAGGGAATCCTGGGATACACAGAGGATTCA gttgttTCTGCTGACTTCATTGGTGACACTCACTCTTCGATCTTTGATGCTGGTGCTGGCATCTCCCTCAATGACAACTTTGTCAAACTTATCTCCTG GTATGACAATGAATTTGGCTACAGCCACCGTGTTGCTGACCTGTTAGTCTACATGCACTCCAAAGAGTAA